CcactttttttcactcctattaaaatattcatctttctttctctctctattttaatacttatactcatattttctttctccagttaaacattttaaccaataactcctaaaatctcgtgctggctaaaaaatatgtcatcttaaccggaacggagggaatatgtAATTAGATCATACTGTTtgctcttttattttgtaaacaTAGTCAGGCTGCagctataataaaataaaagaaatcatttattactcccttGTTCCCACGGTACGTAGTTGagacgttttttttaattcaaaaaagagTTTTTAGTTAGTCAGGTGGggtgaaaataaagtatactAGGCGTTCGGTTAgtaagactaaatctcatgattaaatatgtatcatgtttggttcataagattgacccCGTCAActtaattctagatggatagtctcatgataattagtcatagcctcccccttccaactaaaataatcccacaacttaatcctagatggatagtctcatgattattagtcatggCAACCGAATGCCAAAAGAATAGagttagataaataaaaagagaatgaagtaaaaagataattaaatactctctttgtcttataataagagtcatacttttctattttggtctgTCCTACAATAAgtgtcacactttatttttaccataaatggtaagtgagcctcacatttcactaactcactttactcacattttattataaaatcaatataaaaaaatggatcgcatattccactaactttttcaaccaactattttttacatttcttaaaactcgtacccacaataagagtgactcctattatgggacggaaggaataAATGTTAATTGAAGAGAAGGTAAAGTAGAAAAGAGAACAATATAGTAGAGATTAAATgtgttactattttttattaataaaagaaaatgagccaactataataaaaaaataaaaaataaaaagtgaaaatacgACTAAACTATATTGAGACGCACCTGGAGCAATACAATAAACACGATGTCGCAATAAATCAGTCGCGGAATTTCCTTCCCATAAACAGGCAACACCATCTATCTTATTGGTAATTCTCTaagttgcatttttttattagggaATTGAGATTTACCTCTCGTctcttattatttctttaccattttcaatattttatatatcttgTAATTCAATGTTTACTTGTCTGAcaaaaaattttgtaataacCTCTTATTAAATATCAGCAGAGCAATTTTTACTTTACATAATCTACGTTTTCAACTAGTACACGTACACGGCAACCCGCATtaccattgaaaaataaatttcaattcccTCGatcattaaaaatactactatgaaTTTGTCATTTACTTCTCCTcttttaaaaacttttcaattccctcaataaatatgtgaagTGGATATtcgattatattttaaaacctTTTCACTtccctttctctcttttgttataaaaataaacatttttcattaccaactttattaaaatattaataaaccaaaactttattttatatggataaataataataataacaataataataataataataataataatattcatatattgcattaaacacgtaagaatcctaaaattaaaaaaaaaatagaattaagattcaaaattttgaaaagtttgcattactaattttttttccccgaAGTTCTAATTACTTTTCCAGTgattaaaaaccaaaacaaacgcacaaatttatatttatctctTTCTCACACAAACACGCTATGGGATAATTCCCTTGATATCTCTCATATGCAGAGCTTGAGCGTGAGTAATGGCGCTAACTGGAGTTTCAGACTCACCACAACACCAAGAGGCTGTATTTCGCAGGTAAATTCCGAGCTTGAATGCTTTCCTTTCTagtatgataattaattttggaatacTTATTTTAGGAATTCTCCTTTACATTGCATATTCTGTCAACAAATTCAGCCCTTACGAGTCTGTAGCTATTgcaaattgatttttgaataCTTATTTTAGTTCATAGATTTGCAAATTGATTTCCCTGATTTTAAGTTTACTTCATAAAATAGATGTATTTGCTTATGTATCTCTGCGTTTGTATGATATTAGTAGATAAGATGACTTGTTTCGACAagaatgaatttgaaatttgaagagTGAATTTTATAGGTTTAGCTGAAATGTTCAAAGAGGGGGGTTTTATCAGGTGAAAGGAGGGGCCCTagtaatggagtaataaattcacCTTACATGTTCACAGTTTGTTTTTGAgtcatataatttcaattctgTTGTCTCAAAACTTAATGAGAACAAGCCAATCAGCTATGATCTTGAAGTTACTGGTCGTGTTACTGTCGTGGGCTTGGTTTAACGAATGTGATATGTCCTCATTTTAGTTGAAGATGTTGGTTTGCTATCAAACTGCGCACAACAACAATGATGTTTTTTGTGGACTAACTGAATAATGTTTGACATGATAATTTTTCGTTTAAACTGAATAAGCCGAAGAATTCATCGGATGATCTGTTAATTGTGTTTAAACTGTGTGTCTTATGTAACAAGTGGGGCATAGAAGCTACGGTAATGTTAGTCTCGATTAACCTGTATGCATTTTCAGCAAACTTTCTGTGTAGCATTCGGGAACAAGAAAGAACACAAGGAACATGGTGGGAGTTTAGAACTTGACCCAACGGATGGCTTGGTCGATAGTAATTCTCGAAAGCTCAACGAAAGCAGATTGCCTCCTCTGGTTAGTGCATTAAAAGCTTCAGCAGAGGAAAACGCTGCTAGTTTTCACTTTCCTGGACATAACAGAGGACAAGCAGCTCCTTCATCGCTGGCCCGACTAATTGGTGCAAGGCCGTTTCTGCATGACTTGCCAGAGCTTCCAGAGCTCGACAATCTTTTTGCTCCCGAGGGACCTATTTTGGAAGCGCAAAAACAGGCAGCTGAGCTTTTCGGAGCATCAGAGACATGGTTTCTTGTTGGTGGCAGTACATGTGGGGTTCAGGCAGCGATAATGGCAACTTGTTCTCCCAGAGACGTTCTCATTCTTCCGCGAAACTCTCACATCTCAGCAATATCCGCCATGGTGTTATCTGGCGTGGTACCTAAGTACATTGTCCCCGAGTATGACCCTGAATGGGACATAGCCGGTGGCATTACTCCTTCGCAGGCAAGAGCAACACAGCATCTATTAATAGGAAAAGTTTTCGTTTTCGTTTTCGTTAATTCTGGTTTAGTATTATGCCAGGTAGAGAAAGCCATCAAGGAACTAGAGACGGAAGGACTAAAACCAGCTGCCGTTTTTGTCGTCTCACCTAGTTATCACGGTGTATGCAGCGACATTGGCGCAATTTCCGAGCTCTGCCACAGGAACGACATCCCTGTGATCGTTGATGAGGCTCACGGGGCTCACTTTGGGTTCCACGACCACCTGCCAGCCTCGGCTCTTGCTCAAGCGGCTGATATTGTCGTGCAGTCGACTCACAAAGTACTGTGTTCTCTCACACAGTCGTCAATGCTGCATCTTTCGAGTAACCTTATCGACAGGGAGAGGATTTGCAGGTGCCTTCAAATGCTCCAAAGCAGCAGCCCGAGTTATCTGTTGCTAGCGTCGTTAGATGCTGCCACGGCTCAACTAAGTGATAGAAAGGGAACCATTTTCAACGAAGCTATGGAGCTAGCTCTTGAAACGAGGCGTGTGATCAAACAAATCCATGGAATCTCACTCTTTGATACCGCGAACTTCCCTAGCTCTCCCGCTATTGATCCTTTACGAATCACTGTTGGCACTTGGGAGCTTGGCCTTTCGGGTTTTGAAGCTGACGACATCTTATGCAGGGACTTTGGGGTGATTTCTGAACTCGTAGGAACGCAGTCTATTGCGTTAGCATTCAACCTCGGAACCAAACGGGAGCATGCTTCGAGACTTTTGTCCGGATTGAAGTATCTATCAGAAACTCTCTCTCACGCCAACAGATTATCCGCGGAGACAGAAGCCAATGCCACCGCTCTAGCGCCCTTCGATGACTTCAACGTGGTGTTGAATCCAAGAGACGCCTTTTTTGCTCGTAAACGAAAAGTAAGCTTTGAGGATAGTCTAGGTAAAATATGTGGAGAGCTGATATGCCCTTATCCACCCGGGATCCCGGTGGTAATCCCGGGTGAGGTTGTCACGGAGACAGCACTGAAGTACTTGATGCACGTTAAAAGCAAGGGCGCCACGATCAGCGGGGCTGCAGACCGTCTCCTCTCCTCCCTCATTGTATGTGATGTATGATGTATCACAGCTTTCATAGCTTCATATTTTGATGAATACTCTTCCTGATAGATTCAatgatactataaaattaaaaccaatatTAGATTcaagttgaatttttttccaagttgaaactactagtatttgattagatagaaaaaatcaaatcaattgcAAAGCTGCTTCTGAAATTATCAGTTggaaataatttgaattagaTGTGTCAAAATTGGTCTGAGGTAAAACAAAGTCGAGCCGGCCCAGTTTAAAAATGCAGCGGACCACTGGGCTAATCGACCAAACCGGCCCAATACATTTTCCGTTTATGAggtattgtttatttattatcaattaaattaaaatagtctatatccatttataaatacaagaacatattaattttaatataatataataatttattcacttttgttttttgttattattgttTCCTTTCTCAACCCACCAAccactatataaaaatacacgTCGCATTTCATTAGATCTATTTTTACGAGACGGATGGAGTGTTATCTTAtgctattaaaataaaatattttattcgtatttttattttctctcgtTTTTAATCCGAACTcgatatatattttgttacaCAATCTTTCAGATGATGATTTCTTCACTTTCTATAACTACAATATGTATTTCTTCAGTTTCTATAACTACAATATGtcatatcaaaatatactgTACAATTGGGCCaacatccattaattctttctcatatatgtttttttatcattgGAAATTTCGTTAAATACATTTGATAaaagtttgttttattaaattatagagGTTTTTAGGGTCCCAGCATGGAAAACTTTGCTGGTGAATTGCTATCAATGGATTTGGAAATTGTCGGTTGACttgtctttattttatcatatctGACATAGTGCAAAATTCAACTCCAATAGTACTCCTAGATGCATTTTTCtaagtataaaatatagtttaatctttaattaatatcaacTTTCTTCACTATATCCGAACCCACAACTTCTATTTTATGGCTTTACTATTACCAATTTATTATGTGTATTGTTAATTTATTGCAATTATTATgtcttcaaattttttcaactcaaatTCTTTAAGTTCTTCAAACATTTTCAATGTTtcaaaaacatgaattttcaaatctttttCTGAATATAGTGAAATAGTATTGGATGATATGGTTCAGCTTTCTTTGTCAGTCAAGAGAATTCGACAAATATAGACCATACAATTGTCTATTTTGTTTCTCatttaatattctatattcatttttcaaaattttaatttcgaGACCTGTTTTACACTTTATTTCATACACAAATACTTTTCAACGTGGATagaattttgttgaaaaattgaaacaacaCGCTTGGAAAAAAATCAAgctaactaaataaatatttatactaaaagtGAACCGTGaactatattactattaaacttggaaatgaatcaaaatctaaaaaaaaaaactgcgATCACAATGATTGTACGTATATGGTTGAATATAATGTTCCTCAGTTCCTATGTtgttacaaaaaaaatgtgaattttattatgaatagTCCATATATTTACCTTTGAATATCTCATATGGTTAGTTTGTCGTCAAATTACATAGGTggtcacaaaaataaaattatgaaaaactaATGTAAATTCGAGAATCTCAAGTGAATTATTGTTTGTCGATTTGTTACATTAAAATTGCGAAGCCCTTTAATTGATTGAAGCATACTTGTCATGTCATGTGGAAAGATCCTAAACATGCATGTGCTTGTGTTTCATAACAAGATTATTAATCAAGACATAATTTAATGtctgtatttattttttattaatagtactactatgttTTTTAAGAGAGTCAAAAGTCAATGGCAAAAGTTTGCAATTCGTATAATTTAAACAGTAAGTTAACTTCAATTAAGGTTATTAACTGTGATTAGATTTTAAAGTGGACGGGTAATGatgaaattgtgatttttttagtattaatttatgtataataaaattttaaaacaattgcGACGGTTCATTTAGGCAAGATTtgtgattaaatttatttatgactaatattatattaacGTTAGTTTACAATAGTTAACTTTAGAATAAGTTATTAACTATTTTCAATGTGATGGGTAAATTAGTGTTAATCTAACTatattcacgaaaattatgtCATTGATAGTAGAGATGATTAACTAAACCGACGTTCCGAAGCAATGGTGGATCTAGAAACTTTAGATTGGGTTGCGATAAATAATTACactaattagatatttaatatttaattaattatttttcctattatctcaattatatatttaatatttgagtGAGCCAAATgattatgtataaaaaaaattgataaattttttgtaacttgttacttgaaattttttcactatttttaaaatagagatTATTGttacttgaaattttaatatttaagatatcgttttttaaatttttaaatgaaacaaaatgatgatattttctataaataatcaaatataagtataattaaaaatcataaataataaagattatATCCACTCCCATTTAATGAAatgacaaataataaaatgttatagttaatactatatattggTTAGAAACATAATTAGAATAGCCAAAATATAAGCAAAATATAAGTAGAATAGCCAAAATATATGCAAAGAGCCAAAAATAGACCTGAAGGATTCGAACTTGGGACTAACGCTTTGATAGGTGAACATTTTACGACTAGGCTACTTCCAATTATGTGGATGCAAGTGTCCCCCTAGTTGTTAATTGGATCCGCCACTGTTCCGAACAAGTATTAATATGTACGACTTTGCTCCAATTGAAGAAATGTTACGCTATCCATAATATTTTCCCTTTATACATAGTATTTgatgaattaaattagaaatgaCATTTACATTTTGACAATATATTTATCCggttttttatgaaaaatgtaaatatcaattaattatgaatcaGATACTATTAACTAGTTTGCAATTAGTTGAacgattaattaataaaacaaatattagttagaaaataaaaaaacgccAAATCTACGCTCAATTCGCCACCGTCTCCCAATCCACGGCCAAAATAAGAAACATGCGatcaatcaaacaaaaacaagaaacaaaaatggcaagagaaaagaaaactCAAATTTGGTAATCACATCGTCATATCcttaaatatgataaacataAGAAACACACAACCAAATTCACGATTGATAAccaatcgaaaaaaaaaacataaaactcACTACcaaatcaaacataaacaaaatctCATATCCAAAGTCAGTCTTCGAACAAAATCAAAGACACGTAAggagaaattttttgaaaaccgCATACCAATACAACCAACACTATTATAAAACCGAAAGAGAGTTGAAATAGACGTTATTATAGAATCAAGGTCGAAGATAGATAATACAAAAAC
The genomic region above belongs to Salvia hispanica cultivar TCC Black 2014 chromosome 3, UniMelb_Shisp_WGS_1.0, whole genome shotgun sequence and contains:
- the LOC125208957 gene encoding arginine decarboxylase-like isoform X2 is translated as MQSLSVSNGANWSFRLTTTPRGCISQQTFCVAFGNKKEHKEHGGSLELDPTDGLVDSNSRKLNESRLPPLVSALKASAEENAASFHFPGHNRGQAAPSSLARLIGARPFLHDLPELPELDNLFAPEGPILEAQKQAAELFGASETWFLVGGSTCGVQAAIMATCSPRDVLILPRNSHISAISAMVLSGVVPKYIVPEYDPEWDIAGGITPSQVEKAIKELETEGLKPAAVFVVSPSYHGVCSDIGAISELCHRNDIPVIVDEAHGAHFGFHDHLPASALAQAADIVVQSTHKVLCSLTQSSMLHLSSNLIDRERICRCLQMLQSSSPSYLLLASLDAATAQLSDRKGTIFNEAMELALETRDFGVISELVGTQSIALAFNLGTKREHASRLLSGLKYLSETLSHANRLSAETEANATALAPFDDFNVVLNPRDAFFARKRKVSFEDSLGKICGELICPYPPGIPVVIPGEVVTETALKYLMHVKSKGATISGAADRLLSSLIVCDV
- the LOC125208957 gene encoding arginine decarboxylase-like isoform X1, which codes for MQSLSVSNGANWSFRLTTTPRGCISQQTFCVAFGNKKEHKEHGGSLELDPTDGLVDSNSRKLNESRLPPLVSALKASAEENAASFHFPGHNRGQAAPSSLARLIGARPFLHDLPELPELDNLFAPEGPILEAQKQAAELFGASETWFLVGGSTCGVQAAIMATCSPRDVLILPRNSHISAISAMVLSGVVPKYIVPEYDPEWDIAGGITPSQVEKAIKELETEGLKPAAVFVVSPSYHGVCSDIGAISELCHRNDIPVIVDEAHGAHFGFHDHLPASALAQAADIVVQSTHKVLCSLTQSSMLHLSSNLIDRERICRCLQMLQSSSPSYLLLASLDAATAQLSDRKGTIFNEAMELALETRRVIKQIHGISLFDTANFPSSPAIDPLRITVGTWELGLSGFEADDILCRDFGVISELVGTQSIALAFNLGTKREHASRLLSGLKYLSETLSHANRLSAETEANATALAPFDDFNVVLNPRDAFFARKRKVSFEDSLGKICGELICPYPPGIPVVIPGEVVTETALKYLMHVKSKGATISGAADRLLSSLIVCDV